TAATCAATGCCGCCGTATGCAGAGACGATCCTGAACCCTGCAAAGCTGCCCAGCAGTTTTGCCTCTGCCTCTATCTGAACGACCAGTTCGCGGGTGGGGGCAATAACGAGGGCTCGCGGGGAAGGGCCCGGTGACGGAGCAGGCATGGACAGCATTCTTGAGAATACCGAGATCAGAAATGCAGCGGTCTTGCCGGTGCCGGTCTGCGCCTGGGCTGCAATATCTCGGCCTTTCAGGGCCTCAGGCAGGGTCAATGACTGGACCGGCGTGCATGTAGAAAATCCTGCAGCTCTTATTCCTTCAAGGACCTTTGGATGGATATCCAGTTCATCAAAACGCATACCCTTATACTCTACATCATGTCTGTTCCGAAATACAGGTCTGTTTGGCTGTTTGTGCTGCCCAACCCCTCATGGTCCGCGGCTGCCTGCACAGAGCTGATCACTCGGTGAAGATCGTGGTCTTGATCTGTTCTTTTGTCTGGATCTCACCTGCCAGCTTTATTGCGGCCTTCCTGTCCGAAAAATTGCCGATGAGGACCCTGATGATCGGAGACTTGTCCTTGGTAACGCCTTTCTGTGCAGAGGCCTCGTACCCTTTTGCCTTCAGCTTTTTGACCAGTGCGGCAGCGATCTCTTCGGTCTTGAAGGCGCCGGCCTGCACTGCATACATCGGCTTTTTCGATGCCGGGACAGGCTGGCTGGCTGCAGGTGCAGCGGGAGCCGGTGCCGGTTCAGGGGCCTTGGCTGGCGCAGGGGGCGCGGTAACAGGTGCAGCAGGCTCCGGAGCAACAGCAGGAGGAGCTGAGGGAGCACTGGCAGCTTCTTTCTGCTCGGGCGCAGCAGGCGTGACAGCTTTCTTAACCTCACGCGCAGCCGGTTTCTGCGTCGGCATGAAATATTGATATGCAAAAAAACCGCCGCCGCCCAATACTGCGAGGATCAGCAGGCCGATCAGCCAGGGAAGCAGGGAAGGCTTCTGTGCTCTGCCCCGCCGGTAAGTCCGGCTTGGCAGGGGCTGTCTTACCGGCGCGGGTTTTGGTTCGTCATCTTCCCAGGGGAATTCCTCCTCCACGGCACGCGCGGCCTCCGGTGTTTTTTTGAGAGGTGTTTCCTGCTCTGCAGGAGGCTTATTCATGGAGAGTGGTTCATCGGCAGCGGGCGGCTCATTCCGGACCAGAAGTCCCTCATCTGCAGCAGAAGGCTCATCCATGACCATAGGCTTCTCAACAGCAAGCGGCTCATCGAATGCAGACACCTCTTCATTCGGCATGAATGCTCCCCTGTCCGATTCCGGTTCGGCCTGTGGCCTGGCAGAGGCGAGCACAGAGCTGGTCTTTGCGATCAATTCCTCGCCGGTAAAATTAGGTCTGAGGAAATCGACAATGCCGTAATACTCGGTATACTGCGGTTCAACCTTGCCTTTCAGTGCGGCCAGCAGCACAATCGGGACATGCTGAAGTTTTGCGATGCCGTGGATCGTCCGGCACGGCTGAAAGCCCGCAGCATTTGCGGAAAGCGGTTTTATGTAGATGAGAGAGGGGTTGAGTTTACCGGCCATTTCATCGGTCACAACATGACTGACACCCGAAAATACCAGATACCCCTCAGCCTCGAGCGTGGAAGTGATCTTCTGGTCTGTCTCATGGTCTGCGTCAACGACAAGAATAGTTTCGTCTGCCATGTCTTACCTCATTTCTGGATTTTGGTCTACAGCGTCAGTGCAGGATGCCTGTGTGCCCCTACAGTTTTTCCCAATACTTTGCCGGCATATCGGTAGCGAGCTTCAGCGCCCCGTCAGAACCTGCGAAGAGCGGGTCTTTGACGCGGGTGACCTTGCAGGCCCCGTATTCCTTGAGCGCATCCTGCAGGTATTCGTCAATGCCCCTGATCAGGCTGCCGCCGCCTGCC
The sequence above is drawn from the Nitrospirota bacterium genome and encodes:
- a CDS encoding SPOR domain-containing protein — encoded protein: MADETILVVDADHETDQKITSTLEAEGYLVFSGVSHVVTDEMAGKLNPSLIYIKPLSANAAGFQPCRTIHGIAKLQHVPIVLLAALKGKVEPQYTEYYGIVDFLRPNFTGEELIAKTSSVLASARPQAEPESDRGAFMPNEEVSAFDEPLAVEKPMVMDEPSAADEGLLVRNEPPAADEPLSMNKPPAEQETPLKKTPEAARAVEEEFPWEDDEPKPAPVRQPLPSRTYRRGRAQKPSLLPWLIGLLILAVLGGGGFFAYQYFMPTQKPAAREVKKAVTPAAPEQKEAASAPSAPPAVAPEPAAPVTAPPAPAKAPEPAPAPAAPAASQPVPASKKPMYAVQAGAFKTEEIAAALVKKLKAKGYEASAQKGVTKDKSPIIRVLIGNFSDRKAAIKLAGEIQTKEQIKTTIFTE